The Coraliomargarita parva region GCTGTGGCCCACGCACGTCAAAGCTTATGGTCAAGGTTCTCTTTGAGGAAGCCTTGACCCTCGGTGTCCGTATCCTTCCGAGTGTGAGCGGCATTCGTATCGTCAAGGAAACCGTCGACGGCAAGGAACGCGTGGCTGGAGTGATCGCACTCCACCGCGAAGAGGAACGCAATGCCTATGGCCTGATCTTTATCCATTGTTCCGACCTGGTGATCGCAACTGGCGGTCCCGGAGAACTCTACCGTGACAGCGTGTATCCACATCATTGCTACGGTGGTCTCGGTTTGGCTCTGGAAGCTGGCGTTGAACTGTGCAACCTGACAGAGAGCCAGTTTGGGATAGGGACGCCGCGCACCAAGTTTCCGTGGAACCTCTCCGGTACTTATGTGCAAGTCATGCCGCGCGTTTACTCGGTGGATGCGGACGGCAACGAGATACACTTCCTCCGGGACTACTACCGCACGACCCGCGAAATGGTGTCGAACACCTTCCGCAAGGGCTACCAGTGGCCGTTCCACTCCACCCGGATGTTGAATTACGGGTCCAGTCTCTTTGACCTGGCAGTATTCAGGGAGCAGCAGGCGGGCCGTAAGGTTTACCTGGACTTTCTTCGCAATCCCGAGCCGGTCAATGAAGGCGAGGCCTTCTCGCTGGAGGACCTGGATCCGGACGTGCGGGCCTATCTGGAGAACAACGAAGCCTTGCAGGATCTGCCGATCGATCGCCTGCGCCGGATGAATCCGCTGGCGATCGAACTCTACAAGATGCATGGTAGCGACCTGACGACCGAGCCGCTGGAATTTGCCATGAACAACCAGCATATGAACGGCGGCATCCTGATTGATGACTGGGGTAAGACCAATCTCGATGGCTGTTACGCGATCGGTGAAGCTGCCGGCAGTCACGGGGTGACCCGTCCGGGCGGGGCTGCACTTAATTCCGGCCAGGTATTCGGGAAGCGTGTCGCTATCGCGATCAAGCGCGACCGTTTGGTGCGGGAGCGCGCTATCGCGGATTCGGGATTCATCGATGCCGCGCTGCGGGGGGCACTCCAGGATGCAGACAGCTTTGTCCAGTCCGACGAAGGTCTCGCGCCGAAGGATGTGAAGGCCGAGGTGCAGGCGCGCATGAGTGATTATGCCGGCATTATTTGTGATGCGGGCAGTGTGAACACCGCCTTGGAGGCAGCCATTGACTTGCGCAAGCAGGTCGAAGCAAAAGGCCTGAAGGTCAACTCCGCGTCCATGGTCGGCTCCGCTTTCCGCTGGCACCAAATGACCTGGGTCTCGGAGGCGGTGCTTTCCGCCCTGGATTTCTACATCGCCAATGGCGGCGGCAGTCGCGGTGCCCGTGCGATTTGCTCGGAGGCGGGCAGGGATTGCCCCGAAGCCAAGAACATGGACCTCAGCGAGTACCGTTTCGTGCTCGAGCAGGACAAGGACAAGGAGGAGAAGATTGTCGTCGGCCGCGGAGCGGACGGCATCGGTATCCGCACGATTTCGGTGGACCGCGCCTCTGAAGTGAAACGCGAGTTCTTCGAGAAAGGCTGGGGGCCGTATCTGATCAAGGAAGGCTGAGGTCGCTGCCAGTCGTAGTCGCACTGCTTGAGCCGTGCGACAGCTCGGAATGATTTATGGCCCTTCGACGGATTCGGCAGGCTCACCGCGGGCAAGCTCAGGACAGGTCAGGATAATTTTTACAACACCGTAGATTTAGGCAGAATCATTTTAGGCAGAATGATGCTTACAACGGTGCTTTGGGGAACAGAATGATTACTGACAGGGTAATTCCTACAACGCTGCAGCGGTTGGAAAATGATGGTCCGGTCTCCCTCAAAGTGGAATTCGGCATGCCTCGGCGTCTTGTGCGGGCGGCTTGTGCGTAGAGCAACGTAGCCCCAAGATCCATGAAGCCCCAATCGCAGAGGAGACGGGGCATGCCTGCTATGCCGTAGGTTGACGATGATTCTTTTCTGGAGGGGTGAAATGGGAAAAGACTAGTTGTTTTTAGATGAGTCTTTGGTTGCTATCGATCGACCCGTTCACTAGAAACGTGGAAAACTACGAACCAGGTGTTTGCAGCGCAGCTTTGCTGTCGTGCCAACCGTGTTCGTAGGTTATTGATGAGTGACCTTTTTTAATACTGTACGCTGTAAAAAATGAATATCCGTACCATAACAACCTTCGCTGCTCTGTTGCTCGTGCTGTCCCTTAACGGGAACGACGAAGCGAAGTTTCCATCTGGAGCGACAGATTTGGTTCCGGATCAGAGGTTTGATAAGTTCAAAGAAGCGAAAATGGAAACAGTGAGCTTTACGGTGAATTTAGAAGATATCAAATGGGAGGAAGAGCCGGGGGCAGAACTCAGTGTTTTTCAGGTCGATTACCCCGCTGAAATCATGGAACTACGAATCGAGAATGAGAAATTGAAGCAGGAAATCTCGGAGTTGGATAGGAGGCTATCTGTACTCGAAAAACTCTTAGGCCCAAGGAGCGAACCAGTAGGCGCCACTGGACAACGCCGCTAACGCGTCGTCGCTAGAGCTCATACGTAAGTTGTCGGGTCTTGATATGAAGCGCACAGGTCCAGTGATCAGTTTAATTCTAGGCTTGGTATCGTGGTTGGACGCGAGTCCATTTCTAGCGATCAATCTGATGGACGCACAGGCTGACCCTTTTGATTCGCTCACTCATGGCCTGACGAACGATGAGTGGTGTCTTGAAGCCAAATATGAGAGAGTGAGCAGTCCCGGGGCTGATTTTATCGCTTACAGAAACGATTGTGATGTTCCAGTCCCAGTGACGGATTCTGGCAAGCTCTTGGAATTAAACACATTCAGGGCCTCTCAGAAAGTAGTCTGGAATGCGAAGGCATTCCATCTCCGAAGCATTGAAAAGAATCACGGTATCACCGTTGAAAGGCAGCGCCTTTTGTCCTCAGACGGGGTACTGGTGGATTACTATCCCGGAAGGCCATCTGCGTATATTCGGACGCCGGATCATGTGTCATCGCATTTTAATTTGATTCATTTGTTAGGGATGCTGCCGAGTGGTTTGAGTTCACTCAAAGATCCGGTTCGTCCGGCTGGCTGGAAGAGCTTGAGCGAGTTTGCGCCTTTCTTGATCGAATCTGGAACCCTTGAGGAGGTCGAGTCGGGCTATACGTTTACTTTTTTCAAAAGGCTCGAAGAATTCAGTAGTGGCGCGGGCTACTCCTACGCGCTTTCATTCCAAAAGCATGAAGACTTTATCTATCTGAGCTCGATTGAGGTCGCAATAGTAGGCGATGCCAATCCGCAGTTGTCTGGTTTTAGGCGGCCCGTTTGGAGGACTGAGCTTATGGATCCTGATGCCAATGGCTTTCCTCATAAAACCCATACCCGGATTTGGCGCTACCGCAAGAATGCTGAGACGAACGAGTATCGTCAGTATTTAGTCCGCGAAATCAAGTGCTCGATACAGTCCATCGGCGTTGCAGATGAAGATTATGACTTTTCACTCCAATTTGATGTCGGAACTTTCGTTACTGATGAAATGACTGGGTCGAAGTATCGCGTGGGTAATCCGCTAGGCTCACAGCTAGATGAAGTGACACAATGATGCTTCTATTGAGTGCGAGTCTGTTCGTGGGTGACTTGATTTGGCCTGAAAATCCCGTGTCCGAGTTTCATTAGGACAGATCATAGCTCTCGGTTCACACGCCGAACATACCTTGGCAAAAAACATGAAACGAATCATACAAACGATCACAGCATTCTTAATCTGTATTTGTCCGATTTCTGCGAGCACTCCGAAAATCAACCTATCTTCGGTCGAATTTGTCCACCGGTGGTCTCAGGGCACGCAGCATGAATTCACTCCTGATGGACAAGAAGACTTAGGCAGTTGGGAAGATATGGTTACGGTAAACCATTACCCTGATTCTGGCACGGGGGAATCACTGGCTGGAATCGCAAATAATGTTCTAGGTATATATCACAAAAACGGAGCAGTCATACTCCGTACCGACTCGAAACCACGCACAACAGAAAATGAAGCAGAGCATCTGATCGTCGTTGCTTTTCCTCGGCCAGAATTCATCGAGATTGTATTTGCCCGTCTAGCCATAGAGAAAAAGGAAGCTTATGCCATCATCTACTCGCACAGGATATATGGTTCTGACACGGGTAATTTGGCCAGTGCATGGTTACATGAGAACGGTCAAAAAACCGAAGAAGCCCTCATGCAGTTACTTCTGGATGATCTTGTCTCGACAGTAACAGAAATCGGAGCCAAGGCAAAGGTGGCAACGCCATAGGCGAATGGCACTCCCTCAGGGATATCGTAAGGAGTTTAAAGTGGCGGTCGTAGGCGACTTGATTCAGCCGTTCGCCTTCATGACAACGGGTTACGCAAGTCCTCTCTGAAGCAATACGACTACGTCAACACTGCATTAAGGTTGTGCCGTTTACGGCTGGGGCGCGCCACTGCGACTCGCTAAGCGCCACCCAGTGCCCCGATCAGGATCTTGGCGATGACGATCATGACGATCAAGGCGACCGGATAAGCCGAGACGTAGCTGACGACCGGGACCTGTGAATCGGTTTTGGCCGTAATCGCCCCCAGTGCCGGGGTCGAGGTCATGCCTCCGCAAATACCACCCAGGCACTGCAGCGGGTCGAGCTTGAAGAGTTTGCGTGCGATCGGCCAGGCGATGAGCAGCGGTACGATGGTGACGAGCATACCCAAGCCGAAGAGCATGGGGCCGTAGGCAGCCACAGTTTCCGCCAGCGAGCCGCCGCCTTTCACCCCGGCATTGGCGAGGAAGAAAACCAGGCCGAGCTCCTGAAGGAGCAGGCGGGTGGGGCGCGGGATGTGGCCGTAGATCCGCCCGACGCGACCAAAGTGCCCCAGGATCAGGGAGACGAAGAGCGGACCGCCGGCGAGGCCGAGTGTGATCGGGGTGCTGCCGGGCAAGCCGATCGGAATGAGGCCGGCGATGATGCCGAGCGTCATGCCGGCAGAGAGAGAAAGGAGGTCGGTCGCATCGATGGCGCTGCTGCGGTGTCCGACGATCTTGCGGAATTCATTGAGGTCCTCGCTGCGGCCCACCGCGGTCAGGTAGTCGTTCGACTCGATCACAGTAGATGCATTGGGCACGAAGGTCAGGCCCAGTCGTGTGATCCGGGTGAGCACGACACCATAGGTCTTGAGGGGGGCGAGCTCGCGGAGAGTCTTGCCCGCGATCTTCCGGTCGGTCACCAGCACCTGCTGCCGCTCGTTTTCGACGTCCTTGAGGATGTTGCGGTGGCTCTTATGTCCCAGGTAGTCGATGGCGATGTTGATCTCCTTGCTGCGTCCCACCAGCATGAGGATCTGGCCTTCGCTGAAGCAATCGTCGTAGCTCAAGGGCATCAACTGGTTGTTCTTGTAGACACGGGAGACCTGGCAGGCGTTCAGGTTGGCGACG contains the following coding sequences:
- a CDS encoding FAD-dependent oxidoreductase — translated: MQTDEKFETVPQDILDKLTRFEMPAVRGEAPSESTVDIDGVTVPVYQCEALVLGSGAAGMRAVVELHRRGVDVLVASTGLYAGTSACSGSDKQTLYTASTDYKGDNFIKYAEGLCGGGAMNFSTAYVEAVGSIDAIGGLQFMGLPLPHDDYGAILRYQTDHDEAGRATSCGPRTSKLMVKVLFEEALTLGVRILPSVSGIRIVKETVDGKERVAGVIALHREEERNAYGLIFIHCSDLVIATGGPGELYRDSVYPHHCYGGLGLALEAGVELCNLTESQFGIGTPRTKFPWNLSGTYVQVMPRVYSVDADGNEIHFLRDYYRTTREMVSNTFRKGYQWPFHSTRMLNYGSSLFDLAVFREQQAGRKVYLDFLRNPEPVNEGEAFSLEDLDPDVRAYLENNEALQDLPIDRLRRMNPLAIELYKMHGSDLTTEPLEFAMNNQHMNGGILIDDWGKTNLDGCYAIGEAAGSHGVTRPGGAALNSGQVFGKRVAIAIKRDRLVRERAIADSGFIDAALRGALQDADSFVQSDEGLAPKDVKAEVQARMSDYAGIICDAGSVNTALEAAIDLRKQVEAKGLKVNSASMVGSAFRWHQMTWVSEAVLSALDFYIANGGGSRGARAICSEAGRDCPEAKNMDLSEYRFVLEQDKDKEEKIVVGRGADGIGIRTISVDRASEVKREFFEKGWGPYLIKEG
- a CDS encoding aspartate:alanine exchanger family transporter; the encoded protein is MNLEAINQLFQNQPMVVLFAIIAAGLLFGNITIKGINLGSSGVLFTALLAGHLGYSIPGGVGTLGLVLFVYCVGIGAGGRFFASVAREGATLAKLALVIVVSGGLVTWAGAKLFHVPTDLAVGIFAGALTSTPALAAATEGLQGGSGVSIGYGIAYPFGVIGVVLFVQLLPRILKHDLDKIAAEHEGNQAKEDSVQNILVEVTNQNLFGKKIADSGVANLNACQVSRVYKNNQLMPLSYDDCFSEGQILMLVGRSKEINIAIDYLGHKSHRNILKDVENERQQVLVTDRKIAGKTLRELAPLKTYGVVLTRITRLGLTFVPNASTVIESNDYLTAVGRSEDLNEFRKIVGHRSSAIDATDLLSLSAGMTLGIIAGLIPIGLPGSTPITLGLAGGPLFVSLILGHFGRVGRIYGHIPRPTRLLLQELGLVFFLANAGVKGGGSLAETVAAYGPMLFGLGMLVTIVPLLIAWPIARKLFKLDPLQCLGGICGGMTSTPALGAITAKTDSQVPVVSYVSAYPVALIVMIVIAKILIGALGGA